The Castanea sativa cultivar Marrone di Chiusa Pesio chromosome 11, ASM4071231v1 genome contains a region encoding:
- the LOC142616929 gene encoding uncharacterized protein LOC142616929: protein MWVKENQDKLRIELYKGLKDAVMRGDTTPASAGKRFVLPSSFTRSPRYIIENYQDAMVICRWAGYLDLFITFTCNTRWPEIDLFLSRKPGQKVEDRPDVVARVFKIKLDQLLTDLKHGQHFGKVIVVVYIVEYQKKGLPHAHILLFLHHDDKHPTAAEIDRIISAEIPDLNEEPLVYEAVKQYMVDGPCSSINSSADTDEVKTYLNCRYVSAIEACWRIFEFAIHHRELAVQRFSLHNEDEQPVVFKDTDYLNNAVNKLDIGKSKFTVWMKANALYKEARELTYSKFPTKWVWHQKDKEWKLRKYGRCIGRIYYAHPASGERFYLRMLLNVIKGPRSLEEMRTINNVVYPTFRSTCYALGLLDDDKEWHEALNHASYWASGKQLRELFVTMLIFCENYALCEIEQILIKSGRSLHDFETIPYPNTLLLRQSNNRVLQEELDYDRNSLAAEHIKLLASLNIDQRNIYDEVIDSVSENKGGFYFVYGHGGTGKTYLWKTIICQLRSEGKIVIAIASSSIVALLLPGGRTAHSRFQIPINLTDNSTCGEALIEIPHDLLIQPGVHPFKDIIKAAYPDFDTKFNNSKYLEERAILAPTNEIVEDINGYMIDLINVDEETYLRADSLCKASSNILDQDFMYPIEFLNSLKFPGIPNHKLRLKVGLPIMLLRNLNQSNGLCNGTRLLVT from the exons ATGTGGGTAAAAGAGAACCAAGACAAATTAAGGATAGAATTGTATAAAGGATTGAAAGATGCAGTTATGAGAGGAGATACCACCCCTGCATCTGCAGGCAAGAGATTTGTTCTACCTTCAAGTTTCACTAGAAGTCCAAGGTATATAATTGAAAACTATCAAGATGCAATGGTGATCTGTAGATGGGCAGGTTATCTGGACCTATTTATTACCTTCACTTGCAACACAAGATGGCCAGAAATTGATCTTTTCCTATCTAGGAAACCTGGACAGAAAGTAGAAGATCGGCCTGATGTGGTTGCAAGAGTGTTCAAGATAAAGCTTGATCAACTCTTAACTGATTTAAAGCATGGTCAACACTTTGGGAAAGTAATTGTAG TTGTCTACATTGTTGAATATCAAAAGAAAGGGTTACCTCATGCAcacattttactttttctacATCATGATGACAAGCATCCTACAGCAGCAGAAATTGACAGAATAATTTCAGCAGAAATTCCAGATTTGAATGAAGAACCTTTAGTTTATGAAGCTGTCAAACAATATATGGTTGATGGTCCTTGCAGCTCTATTAATTCAAGCGCAG ATACTGATGAAGTTAAGACATATTTAAATTGTAGATATGTGTCTGCCATAGAGGCCTGTTGGAGGATATTCGAATTTGCAATTCACCATCGAGAGCTTGCTGTTCAAAGATTCAGTCTTCACAATGAGGACGAGCAACCAGTTGTTTTTAAAGATactgattatttaaataatgctgTGAACAAGCTAGATATCGGAAAAAGCAAATTTACAGTGTGGATGAAAGCGAATGCACTGTATAAAGAAGCAAGGGAATTGACTTATTCTAAATTTCCTACTAAATGGGTTTGGCATCAAAAAGACAAAGAAtggaaattaagaaaatatgGAAGATGTATTGGGCGTATTTATTATGCTCATCCTGCAAGTGGAGAACGGTTTTATTTGCGGATGCTACTCAATGTTATTAAAGGACCTAGATCACTTGAGGAAATGAGAACTATAAATAATGTTGTGTATCCAACTTTCAGATCAACATGTTATGCACTTGGTTTGCttgatgatgataaagagtGGCACGAAGCTTTGAATCATGCATCGTACTGGGCTTCAGGAAAACAACTGCGAGAACTTTTTGTTACaatgttgattttttgtgaG AACTATGCACTATGTGAAATTGAACAGATTTTGATAAAGAGTGGCAGGTCTTTGCATGATTTTGAAACAATACCATATCCAAATACATTACTTCTTAGACAAAGTAACAATAGAGTATTACAAGAAGAATTGGATTATGATAGAAACTCTTTGGCAGCAGAACATATTAAACTTCTTGCTAGTCTTAATATTGATCaaagaaatatatatgatgAAGTAATTGATTCTGTTTCAGAGAATAAAGGTGGTTTCTATTTTGTTTATGGGCATGGAGGAACTGGAAAGACTTATCTCTGGAAAACCATTATATGCCAATTGCGCTCAGAAGGTAAAATTGTCATTGCAATTGCATCATCTAGCATTGTTGCATTACTGTTGCCTGGAGGGAGAACAGCTCATTCAAGATTTCAAATACCAATAAATCTAACAGACAATTCAACTTGCG GTGAAGCATTGATTGAAATACCACATGATTTACTAATTCAACCTGGTGTTCATCCTTTCAAGGATATTATTAAAGCTGCCTATCCTGACTTTGATACAAAATTCAACAATTCCAAGTATTTAGAGGAGAGAGCAATTTTAGCTCCAACAAATGAAATAGTTGAAGACATAAATGGTTACATGATTGATCTTATTAATGTTGATGAAGAGACATATCTTAGGGCAGATTCATTATGTAAAGCTTCAAGCAACATTCTAGACCAAGATTTCATGTATCCAATAGAATTTCTCAATTCATTGAAGTTCCCTGGTATTCCAAATCATAAACTCAGATTGAAAGTAGGTCTGCCAATAATGTTACTTCGAAATTTAAACCAAAGTAATGGACTTTGTAATGGTACTAGACTTTTGGTCACTTAA